Genomic segment of Luteolibacter arcticus:
AAGGCGACTTTCGGAACCGTGGAGATCACCTCGCCGGACGCGAAGGCGGGTAGCAAGATGACGGTGCATCTGGGAGAGGCGTTGGCGGGTCCCACCGCGGTGAACCGCAAGCCATCCGGCACGGTCCGCTATCAGGGCGGCGAGGTGACACTGAAAGCGCGGACACCGGTGAGTCCGGAGCTTTCCTGGAAGCCGCCGGGCTGGATGAAGGAGGGCTGGCTGTCCCTGCCGAAAGGCTGCCCGGAGATGATGCCTTTCCGCTACGTGGAGATCGAGGGCGCGCCGCCGTCATTCTCCGCCGACCAGATCCGCAGGGTCTCGTGGACGGTGCCCTTCGATGACAGCGCTTCGGCGTTCCAGTCTTCCAGCCCGGATCTCGATGCCGTGTGGGACCTGTGCAAGCACAGCATCAAGGCGACCACCTTCATGGGCCTGTACGTCGATGGTGACCGCGAACGGAAACCCTATGAGGCGGACGTGCTGATCAACCAGCTCGGCCACTACTGCGTGGATGCCCGCTACGACACCGCGCGGCTGACCCATGAGTATTTGTTAGAGAAGCCGACCTGGCCGACCGAATGGCGGCTGCAGTCGGTGATCCTGGCGTGGCACGATTTCCTGTGGTCGGGCGACGACCGCTCGTTGCGAAAGCACTACGCCACGCTGAAGGGCCGCGCGATGATCGAGCGCCGAACCCCCGATGGATTCTTCGAAGGCTGGAACCAAGGGAACATCACCGACATCGTCGATTGGCCGGCTGGCGAGCGCGATGGCTATGACATGAAGCCGGCGGTGAAGACCGTGGTCACCGCCTTTCACTACCGGGCTTTGGTGCTGTTGGAGAAGATGGCGACCCATCTGGGCAAGACCGGGGATGCCACGGAATTCGCCGCGATGGCCGAGGCGACCCGCAAGGCGGTGAACGAGAAGCTATGGGATGAAAGCCGCGGCTGCTATGTCGATGGACTGGACCCGAAGTCCGGCAACCGTAGTAGCCACGCCTCCGCCCATGCGAATTTCTTCCCACTGGCGCTGGGTCTGGTGCCGGACGATCGCGTCGCCCGTGTGGCGGCCTTTATCAAGCCAAAGGGGATGGCGTGCAGCGTCTATGGCTCGCAGTTCCTGCTGGAGGCACTCTACGAAGCCGGGGAAGGGGAGCATGCGCTGTCCCTGCTTTCCTCGGGTGACCTGCGCTCATGGCGGAACATGAGCGAGAAGGTTGGCTCGACCATCACGCTCGAAGCGTGGGACCCGTCGCTGAAGCCGAATCTTGACTGGAATCACGCGTGGGGGGCCGCTCCGGCGAATCTGATCCCGCGCGGGCTGATGGGCATCGAGCCGCTGGAGGCCGGCTTCAAGCGATTCCGGGTGCGACCGCAGACCGGTGCTCTGGAGCAGGCGAAGCTGAAGCTGCCAACACCGAAGGGACCGGTGGTGCTGGAACTGAAGGGCAAGGATGCGTCGTCGTGGTCGGCCAAGCTGATCGTGCCGGCCGGCACGGAGGCGGAGTTTCATCTTCCCCATCCGGGAGAGGCGACGGTGTCCTCCGCCGGCAAGTCCGCGACACCGCGCATCCTGCGTGAGGAAAAGGGGCGAAAGGTCCTGGGGCTCGGGCCCGGGAACTGGGTGGTCTCGTTGAAATAGCGAGGCTTCGCGCTCATCCCCATAACGTGGGAGAGAGGGATTCGGATTGAGACGGCAGCGTTCTCCGGGGCTTATCTGGTTTTTCCCAAGCCGGCACCTCGCAAGAGAGCGGCCTTTTTGATAGACCGATCCTGTGATGCTCCGCCCACTGCTTGTTCCCTGCCTGGCGGTTCCCGCCTTGGCGGCGGATCTTGCGTCGAATGTGCCGGACGGGCACACCCTGCACCTGTGGCACTTGGATGAGCTGGAGGCACCCTTTGCCGATCTCGGAGTGCCACCGCAGAATCTTGAGGGCTTGCTCAACGGAGCTTCCGCCGGCCAACCGTCACTACCGGGGCTGGGCTCGGCCATCTCTTTCAATGCCAACGCCGGCGGGGCACCGAGCACGTCGGATTTGCGCGGCGCGATCTTGCTCGCCCTGCCCAAGACCGTCAGCGGTCCACAGGACAATGTGCCCGGCGGCTTCCGCTACTTCGGAGCGGGCGGTGCTTTTACCTACGAGGTGGTGTTGAAGTTCGACATCCTGCCCAAGGACGCCGGCGTGGCTGCCTGCGGGCTGATGTCGATGGATGGGGACGGCCAAGACCGCGTCTTCAATTTCCGTATCGAGAAGGAAGGCTTCCTTTCATTCATCCCGCTTCCCGATGGCGGGGCCGGCGGTCTCGCACTGGCGACCATTCCCACCAACGGCCCGCACGCGATCGACACCACCCACTGGTTCCACGCCGCGGTATCCTACGATGGCAACGAGGGCGTGGCCAATAACCTGAAGCTCTACTGGACCAAGCTGGGGCCCGGCCTAACGGAAGCCAACCGGATCGGCAGCGGCATCTTGTCGTCCGACTTTTCAGGGGCGAGCGGTGACTTCGCGATCGGCAATGAGGCCCGCACCTTTGCCGCCAATGCCGAGGCCGAGCCGTTTCCCGGCTTGATCGATGAAGTCCGCATCAGCGGCGTGGCCCGGCATCCCAGCGACTTCTTTTTCGTGCCCCCGGCTCGCCGCGCCAGTCCGGAGCAAGTGGCTGCGCGCCGAAGCAATGGGGCAGGGAGCCCGGACTTCCGGCTTCGTTTGGAGAACGTCCTCGTCAATGCTTCGTCCGCGGTGCTTCCCAGCGCTCCCTCCGGCGTCTTGAGGCTGGGTTCCGGGTTGCACCGGCTCGACTTCGATTTTGGCTTTGAGCCGGACAATCCCGGCGGATCGATCAAGCTGCGTTGTCAGCTCGAAGGGATCGACGATCGCTGGCAGGAGACCGAGCGGGGCATGAGTCTGGTGTGCCAGGCGCTCGATCGCGAAAACCGCGTGATCTCGCAGAGCCGCTTTCCCTTCATCGGCACCAGCAATGGCTGGGAAACCGCACTTGAGGATTCCTCGATGACCCGCCGGGTGGAGCCGGTTTACGTGCCGGCGGAAACCGCGGCGCTACGGCTTTCCCTGAGCTCAGGGTCGCCGGATACCACGGGCTTCGTGACGGTGGATCACCTCGCGATCACCGTTCCAGGCAAGTCCGAGACATCGATGTGGAAAGACGGCAGCATCGCGCTCAGCGAGACGACCGCTCGGGCCGCCGGTGCTCCGGAAGGGTGGCGGCGCGACGGCAGCGACCCGGCCATCGCCCGCGTTGTCTTTCGTGGGGGAGGGGGATTTCTCGCCTTGGTCGATGGCGACCAGCAGCATCACGGCGAGTGGTCGTCGGTGCAGTCGATCGCGCCCGGCCACGGCGGCGTCTTCGTCCTGTCGTGGGAAGAAGCGTATAACGTGAGCAGTGGCAGCCTCCATCGGGCAACCTACGTGAATGTCCCGCCGGGGAACTACACCTTTCGCGCCGTGGGCCTGGCTGGGGAGAGTGATCCGCTCGGCGATGGCATTTCGCTGCCGATCGTGATCGAACCGCCATTCTGGCAGCGTCCGTGGTTCGGGCCGATGCTCGCTGCCGGCTCCGTGGCTTTGGTCGCCGCTGGCATCGTCGTGCGCCTGCGTCGCCGGGCGAAAAGGCGTCTCGAAATCTTGCGCTTCCAGAATGCCCTCGAACTGGATCGCACCCGCATCGCCCGCGACCTGCACGATGACCTGGGTACGAGAGTCACCGTACTAAACGTGACCGCAGCGCTGGCAAAGCGCGATCTCGACAGCGATCCTGGAAAGGCTCACCGCCATCTCGACAAGATGACGGATGCCGCCCGGGAGCTGGTGGTCGCCATGGATGATCTCGTGTGGGCCGTCGATCCGGCGCACGACACGCTCGACCACCTCGCATCCCACCTCACGCGGCTGGCGGAGGAAATGTTCCGTGATTCCCAGGTGCGGTGCCGGCTCGACATCCCCGCGGTGCTGCCAGCCCGGCCGCTGGGTGCGGAGTTCCGCCACCACCTCTCGCTCGCGGTGAAGGAATCCCTCCACAATGTCCTGCAGCATGCCGGGCCGTGCGAGGTCTTCCTTTCGCTCGAGTTCGACGGCGAAAAGATCACGGTCACCATCCGCGACACCGGCCGCGGCTTCGATCCCAAGGCCCACGGCAATGGCCACGGCCTCTCCAACGCTCCGGCTCGCATCCGCGAAATCGGTGGCAGCTACGCGATTGACTCGTCTCCCGGTCGCGGAACCTGTATCGTGATCATCTGCCGGCTTCCCCAAACCCCGACCTGAACCCATGGCCAACGACATCCACACCGTCGCTCTCGTGGAGGACGACGAACTGCTGCGCGAAACCCTCGCCGAGATCATCGCCGCCTCCACGAAGTGGACCCTGACCAGCACCTATCCGGACGCCGAAGCCGCGCTCCAGGGAATGAAGACCGCTTGCCCGGAAGTCGTGCTGATGGACATCCAGCTGCCGGGAATGTCCGGCATCGAGTGCGTGGCCAAGCTCAAGGAACTCCATCCCGAGGCCCAGGTGCTGATGGTCACCGTTTACGACAACAACGACCGCATCTTCAACGCGCTCGCCGCCGGAGCCTCCGGCTATCTGCTCAAGCGCGACGCACCGGCGAAGCTGTTGGAGTCGCTGGATGAATTGCTGACCGGCGGCTCGCCGATGTCCGGAGCGATTGCCCGCAAGGTGGTGCAGCACTTCCAAGCCACGCCGCCATCGAAGAATGAGGACCACAACCTGACTCCACGGGAGAAGCAGATCCTGGAACTGCTCGTGAAGGGCGGGCTCTACAAGGAGATCGCCTGGGACCTGGGAATCGGCGTGGAAACGGTGCGCACCCACCTCCACAACATCTACGCCAAGCTCCACGTCCGCACCCGCACCGAGGCGGTGGTGAAGTATCTCGGCAAAGGGACTTGATCACTCCGGGATGATGCGGAGCTGCAGCTCGATGAGGTCATTCACCAAGTGCCCGCCCAAGTGGTGGAACCACTTGCCGGAGCCGTAGAGGACATTCCAGAGCGTGCGGTCGAAGGCGAGCGTAGCCTGAGCTGCGGGCTTGCCCTCAGGGGTGATCCCCGCACTCGCGAGGAAGTCGAGCGGGGCGGTGACGTCCTTCAAGGTGAGCGTTCCCGAGACGTGCAGATTGGGCGCTCCAGGCGTGGCATCTTCGACGGGCTCGGCATGCGTGATTTCGAAGCGCGCTTCAGGATAGAGCTCGGTATCGAAGAAATCGTGGTCGCAGAGGTGGTGGATGAGCACGTCGTGCAGGGCATCCCCCGCGAGGTCGTCACAATTGATGTTCGTCATGTCGATGACGAAGCTGCCACCGGTGAGGCGGCCATGGGCAATGATGAGCTCTCCCGACTTCAATGCGATGCGCCCTCTGTGATGGTTGAGAAGATTACGGCCAATCCATTGGATGCGGCTCTCTCCGAGGTCGATGCGATAGCGCCCGTCATACAGTGCGGGCTTGGGAGCCGCAGGGCTTTCCTCCACCGGCATCCCGGCTTCACGCCATGCCTTGATCCCGCCATCCAGTTCATGGACCGCAGTGTAGCCGAGCCGGAGGAGTTTCTCCGCGGCCATGTGACTTTCGATGCTGGTCTCATCCGCACCGTAGAGACAGACCGGGGCGGTCAGATCCGGTGCCACGGCAGGCATGCGGTCCGTGAACGCGACTTCGAAGACGCAGTTGTTTGCGGCACCGGGAATGCGGCAGCACTTGTAGTCTTCGTCCAATCGCACGTCGATCAGCATAGGAGGGCGGATTCCCTTGAGGAGTTCCACGAGAGTGGCCGGAGTGAGCAGGGGAGTCGTCATTACCCATACGAGTTACAATACCCGGGCTGGAAAGCAACGGGCCGTGATCGGAACGGCAAAGCCGGCAGCCGCATGGATCGCGGATGCCGGCTCCCCAAGGCCCCAAGGAAATGGAATGAGCGGGATCAGGGGATGTCCACCGCGAGGCGGGCGAAGAACCGGTTGCCGCTGGCCAGCGCACGCGGAATCCTGACCGTGATACGGTCGATGCCGGGAGCGACGTTGCTTTCCGTCGAGACGATCACCGGAGTTTCCTCCGGTGCATTGTGGACCGCCGGAGTCCAGCCAGAGAGGGTGGATCCATACTGGACATACGGCGCGAATGAGACGGAGGCAACGCTACGACGGAAGGTGAAGATCAAGTGCGTGGCATCGGTGGTGAATGTGGGAAGCAAGGCGCTGGAGTCCGAACCGGCACCGGGAGCGGGAGTGCCGCCGATGACGAATTCGATGCCATTGGGAATGCCGTCACCGTCCGAGTCGGTATCCGGCGTGCCGGCAGTCACGCCGGTTGTCGCGGCCCATGTGTCGTAGGGGTTCGCGGTGGAGGTGAGCTTGATTTGACCGGGCGTGTCGTAGTCCACTTCATAGCCGGGAGTCACCGTGGCAAAGGTGCCGGTGAGTTCGCCGGTGTAGACCGCGATGACGTATTCGCTTTCGGGGAAGCCTCCGTCCAGCATGGATACCGCGAGCGAGGCACCGGTGAGATTGAGGTCGCCATCGACATCGAGTACGTCGTTTTCGGTTCCATCGATCTCACAGGCATAGGTGCCGGTGAGAGAGGTATCCGCGAGGAGCAGCGTGCCTGCAGAAAGACCGGGAGCGACGGTGCCTGCGACGGTGAGTGGAGCGCCGAGATTCCCGGTGCCTCTCAGTGTGCCGGCTGCACTTACAGTGACGGGGCTGTTAGGCAGGTCGCCAATGATGGAGAGCGTCCCGCCGTTGACGGTCGTACTTCCCGAGTAGGTGTTGTTCCCCGCGAAGGTCTGGCGGAAGGGGCCGTCGGTCACCACGGCGACCTTGTGGGTAATGCCGTCCTGGATGACGCCGAAGTAGCTGCGGTCGGCGATGGTGTTGTGAATCGTGAGCAAGCTGTCAGCGATGCCATCGTTGGTGATCACGCCGCTGGGCGAATTTGATTCCGAGCGGAGGCCATTGATGGCAGGGGAAAGGCCATTCAGGTCGAGGATACTGGTGCCCACGTTGATGGTGCCGACCGTGAGGATGGCTTGTTCTGGAAGCGCGTCCACGGTGCCGAGGCGAATGGTGCGGCCGTAGATGTGGGTGTCGCCGTAGCCGCTGGCGGTGCCATGGATTTCCACAAGGCCGGGATTCGTCGTGCCACCGCGCAGGATCAGGGCTTGGGTGGAGGTGCCGCTGATGTCGCCATTGATGACCAAGGTGGCCCCGTCCTGCACGCCGATGCGGGTGAAGGCCTCGGAGAGCGTGATGTTTCCATTGAGCGTGCTGGTGCCGCTGGCTCCTTGGAGTGCGCCCCGTTGCACGGCGAGGAATTCGGTCCCGGCATGGGTGATCGTCATGCCGGTGCCACCAAGGGTGAGGTCGCGATTCAGGGTGAGTCCGGCGAGGGCGAGCGATCCTGTCGCGGAGGCGGCGATCGGTGAGGATGCCGGAAGAAACGAAGCATCGGTGATCTTCAATGCCCCGCCGGTGATCGTGGTCGCGCCGGTGTGGCTATTGGCGACGTCCATCCAGAGAATGCCATTGCCGCGCTTGGAGAAGGCGACGTTTCCAGAGAGTCCGGAGGGTAAGCTGGCTCCCGCGCCGGTGAAGGTGCTCTGCGATTGGTTGTCGGAGCGGCTGATCGCGAGGGTGGTGCCCTCGGCCAGCGTCAAGGCCCCGGCTCCGATGCTGCCGATGGTGCCATTGTCGCCAAGCTGGAGCGTTCCGGCCAGGACCTGGGTGGTGCCGAGGTAGGTGTTGTCAGTGGCGAGGACCAGCTCGCCTTCGCCCGCCTTGGTGAGGGCTCCGGCACCGCTCAGAGGGACGGCGATGCGCTGGTTCCTTTGTCCATTCGTATCGAAGGTCGCGCCACCGGCGAGCAGCTTTACGGTCATGCCGCCGTTGTCGTCGCGGAGCCACTTCTCGTCGTGGTTGGTGTCATTCGCAACGATGGTGCCGCCGTCGATGTTCAGCGTGGAGTTCGCCGCCGTGAAGCGATCGAGAATGGCCCGCGCTTTGAGCGTGCCGCCGGTGTTGACGTTGACGGTGGCGGCCCCGGTGGTGCTGGCGAGGGTGCCGAAGGAAACGATATCCGCGGTGAGCGTTGAGCCGCTGTTGATGGTGAGCGTACCGGATGCAGTCGACATGCCGCGCGCCAGGACACCGACTTCTCCGTTGGCCTGGAGGTTTCCGCCGCTCAGGACAAGACTGGCCTGGCCATTGAAGGAGTTGCCATTGCCGGCTCCGATCAAGGAGCCGCTCGGGTTGGTGACGATCACCGTGCCACTCGAGATCGTGAGCGTGTAGGAGTTGGCGGCGTCGCTTCCGGCGCCGATCACCAGGCCGCGATCTTCCGCTGAAGGGGAGGGGGTGCCGGTGAAGGTGATGGTCGTGCCATGGTTGAAGTTGGCGGTACCGTTGACGTTGAGCCGGAGCAGATGGTTGCCGGTGGTAGGGGCTATTCCATTGGCGTTCCAGCTGGCGGCATTGTTCCAATCTCCGTCACTGCCGGTGAAGGTGTGGACGGCGGCGTGACCGGCAAGCGTGGTGAAGCCGGACAGGGCAAGGATAGGGACGAAACGATGGGGTTTCATGATGGGTTGGAAGGAGCGTTGAAAACCAAGCGGGGTCATTCTTGGTTGCGCACTGATTAAAAATAGTAACGTGAAAAAGCAATATGGATTTTTCCACGCTCCGCCTGCGAGGTGTTCAAGGCCGGTGTGGAGGAGCGCAAGATTCCCCGTGACAAAAGGATTTCCAGCCCGCCCCGAACCCCTTTCTAACAAATCACAAAGGGACTTCGCGGGTGTTTCCACGAGGGCACCCTCCAGCGAATATCGCGCAGCATTGCGCCGCGACCTCGTTGCGGTGGGTTATCTCCGGTTCGCCACGCGAAATTCCTTCGGCGTGATCCCGAGCCGCTGGCGGAAGAGATTCACCAGTGCGCTGGCGGTACGGAAGCCGGAGCGCTCCGCCACCTCCTGGAGTGACAGATCGGACGACGACAGCAATCGCATGGCGAGGTCGAAGTGTGCCCGCCAGATCTCGTCATGGAGGGTGCGGCCGATCAACGTATTGAAGCGACCTTCCAGCGAACGCCGCGAGATGGTGGTCGAGGCCACCACGTCGCGAACCTTGATGGTGGTGTCGGCGTGCTCGCGGATGAAACGCAGCGCGGCCACCACGTCGGCATCGTCGAAGGCGAAGACATCCGTGGAACGCCGCTCGATCACGTGGGCTGGAGGAATGCGCAGCGGTTCCTTCGGGCGTTTTCCTCCCTCCAGGATGCGGTCGAGCAAGGCCGCCGCCTCGTAGCCGCGCCGTTCGAAATCCACCTCCACGCTCGACAGGGTGGGGGAGCATAGTTCGCAGAGCTGCTTGTGATTGCCTGCACCGACGAGGGCGATCTCCTCTGGCACCTTGATGTCGGCCTTCCAGCACGCCTCGAGCACCATCGCGCCGACCCGGTCGAGCGAAGTGAAGATGGCCAGCGGTCGGGGTAAGTTCGCGAGCTTGCCGATGAGCTCGTCGTCGCCGTGGGCGGAAGTGATGTTGATCATGTTCACCTTCCAGCCGGCTTCCTCGATCCGCTTGCGAAAACCCTCGCCGCGGTCCTGCGAGTAACGGGTGCCGTCGCGACGGCGGACGAAGGCGAAGTTGGCAAAGCCGCGGTCGAGCAGGTGCTCGGCGGCCATTTTGCCGATCGCGTCGTCGTCGCTCAGCACGCTCATTACGTCCGATTCGTCCAGCAGGCCGGCGACGTTCACCACCGGGATCTTGCGGCTTGCCGCCGCGTCGTGGAAGCGCTGGTCGACCACGGTGCAGATGATCGCATCGCCTTCCCATGTCTCGACCAGTTCCGCGAGCTCGCGGCGCTCGCGGTCGAAGAAGGCGACCCGCCAGTTATGTTTCTGCTGCACGTACCGGCTGATTCCGTCGAGAATCTTGCTGCCATAGCCACTCAGGGGCTCGACCATCAGGCCGATGCGAAAGGGAGGGTTCACGCGCCCGAGCATTGCGCGAACTCACCTGTTGTAAATGCGTAAGGATAAAATCACCTGCGGTCTCATGAAATTGCACTGACGCACTACAGATTGTTAAATGACGAAAGAAAATTACACGAATGCGCAGGAAAGGTTTGCCTGCCCGGCAGCCCGTGGCATGGTCGCGGCCATGGAGTGCCGAATCCCAAGTTCGCTGGTCGCCGCCGCTTTTGCGGCGATCTCGCTCGCAAGCGCAGTCGCGCAGAGCCCGAACCTGGCCGTGGGTGCCGAGGCGACCTCCAGCAGCGTGCGCCCTTTGAATCCGGCCTCCTATGCGATCGACGGTGTGGTGGATGACCGTTCTCGCTGGCTCGCCTCCGAGACGGACAAGCAGCCCTCCATCGAGATCCGCTTCG
This window contains:
- a CDS encoding family 78 glycoside hydrolase catalytic domain, translating into MLRSLACVVAMSCSCLPAQERSPVVASKEAPVKAEKQADGRWFIDFGKATFGTVEITSPDAKAGSKMTVHLGEALAGPTAVNRKPSGTVRYQGGEVTLKARTPVSPELSWKPPGWMKEGWLSLPKGCPEMMPFRYVEIEGAPPSFSADQIRRVSWTVPFDDSASAFQSSSPDLDAVWDLCKHSIKATTFMGLYVDGDRERKPYEADVLINQLGHYCVDARYDTARLTHEYLLEKPTWPTEWRLQSVILAWHDFLWSGDDRSLRKHYATLKGRAMIERRTPDGFFEGWNQGNITDIVDWPAGERDGYDMKPAVKTVVTAFHYRALVLLEKMATHLGKTGDATEFAAMAEATRKAVNEKLWDESRGCYVDGLDPKSGNRSSHASAHANFFPLALGLVPDDRVARVAAFIKPKGMACSVYGSQFLLEALYEAGEGEHALSLLSSGDLRSWRNMSEKVGSTITLEAWDPSLKPNLDWNHAWGAAPANLIPRGLMGIEPLEAGFKRFRVRPQTGALEQAKLKLPTPKGPVVLELKGKDASSWSAKLIVPAGTEAEFHLPHPGEATVSSAGKSATPRILREEKGRKVLGLGPGNWVVSLK
- a CDS encoding histidine kinase encodes the protein MLRPLLVPCLAVPALAADLASNVPDGHTLHLWHLDELEAPFADLGVPPQNLEGLLNGASAGQPSLPGLGSAISFNANAGGAPSTSDLRGAILLALPKTVSGPQDNVPGGFRYFGAGGAFTYEVVLKFDILPKDAGVAACGLMSMDGDGQDRVFNFRIEKEGFLSFIPLPDGGAGGLALATIPTNGPHAIDTTHWFHAAVSYDGNEGVANNLKLYWTKLGPGLTEANRIGSGILSSDFSGASGDFAIGNEARTFAANAEAEPFPGLIDEVRISGVARHPSDFFFVPPARRASPEQVAARRSNGAGSPDFRLRLENVLVNASSAVLPSAPSGVLRLGSGLHRLDFDFGFEPDNPGGSIKLRCQLEGIDDRWQETERGMSLVCQALDRENRVISQSRFPFIGTSNGWETALEDSSMTRRVEPVYVPAETAALRLSLSSGSPDTTGFVTVDHLAITVPGKSETSMWKDGSIALSETTARAAGAPEGWRRDGSDPAIARVVFRGGGGFLALVDGDQQHHGEWSSVQSIAPGHGGVFVLSWEEAYNVSSGSLHRATYVNVPPGNYTFRAVGLAGESDPLGDGISLPIVIEPPFWQRPWFGPMLAAGSVALVAAGIVVRLRRRAKRRLEILRFQNALELDRTRIARDLHDDLGTRVTVLNVTAALAKRDLDSDPGKAHRHLDKMTDAARELVVAMDDLVWAVDPAHDTLDHLASHLTRLAEEMFRDSQVRCRLDIPAVLPARPLGAEFRHHLSLAVKESLHNVLQHAGPCEVFLSLEFDGEKITVTIRDTGRGFDPKAHGNGHGLSNAPARIREIGGSYAIDSSPGRGTCIVIICRLPQTPT
- a CDS encoding response regulator, translating into MANDIHTVALVEDDELLRETLAEIIAASTKWTLTSTYPDAEAALQGMKTACPEVVLMDIQLPGMSGIECVAKLKELHPEAQVLMVTVYDNNDRIFNALAAGASGYLLKRDAPAKLLESLDELLTGGSPMSGAIARKVVQHFQATPPSKNEDHNLTPREKQILELLVKGGLYKEIAWDLGIGVETVRTHLHNIYAKLHVRTRTEAVVKYLGKGT
- a CDS encoding YceI family protein, with product MTTPLLTPATLVELLKGIRPPMLIDVRLDEDYKCCRIPGAANNCVFEVAFTDRMPAVAPDLTAPVCLYGADETSIESHMAAEKLLRLGYTAVHELDGGIKAWREAGMPVEESPAAPKPALYDGRYRIDLGESRIQWIGRNLLNHHRGRIALKSGELIIAHGRLTGGSFVIDMTNINCDDLAGDALHDVLIHHLCDHDFFDTELYPEARFEITHAEPVEDATPGAPNLHVSGTLTLKDVTAPLDFLASAGITPEGKPAAQATLAFDRTLWNVLYGSGKWFHHLGGHLVNDLIELQLRIIPE
- a CDS encoding beta strand repeat-containing protein, which gives rise to MKPHRFVPILALSGFTTLAGHAAVHTFTGSDGDWNNAASWNANGIAPTTGNHLLRLNVNGTANFNHGTTITFTGTPSPSAEDRGLVIGAGSDAANSYTLTISSGTVIVTNPSGSLIGAGNGNSFNGQASLVLSGGNLQANGEVGVLARGMSTASGTLTINSGSTLTADIVSFGTLASTTGAATVNVNTGGTLKARAILDRFTAANSTLNIDGGTIVANDTNHDEKWLRDDNGGMTVKLLAGGATFDTNGQRNQRIAVPLSGAGALTKAGEGELVLATDNTYLGTTQVLAGTLQLGDNGTIGSIGAGALTLAEGTTLAISRSDNQSQSTFTGAGASLPSGLSGNVAFSKRGNGILWMDVANSHTGATTITGGALKITDASFLPASSPIAASATGSLALAGLTLNRDLTLGGTGMTITHAGTEFLAVQRGALQGASGTSTLNGNITLSEAFTRIGVQDGATLVINGDISGTSTQALILRGGTTNPGLVEIHGTASGYGDTHIYGRTIRLGTVDALPEQAILTVGTINVGTSILDLNGLSPAINGLRSESNSPSGVITNDGIADSLLTIHNTIADRSYFGVIQDGITHKVAVVTDGPFRQTFAGNNTYSGSTTVNGGTLSIIGDLPNSPVTVSAAGTLRGTGNLGAPLTVAGTVAPGLSAGTLLLADTSLTGTYACEIDGTENDVLDVDGDLNLTGASLAVSMLDGGFPESEYVIAVYTGELTGTFATVTPGYEVDYDTPGQIKLTSTANPYDTWAATTGVTAGTPDTDSDGDGIPNGIEFVIGGTPAPGAGSDSSALLPTFTTDATHLIFTFRRSVASVSFAPYVQYGSTLSGWTPAVHNAPEETPVIVSTESNVAPGIDRITVRIPRALASGNRFFARLAVDIP
- a CDS encoding AraC family transcriptional regulator; amino-acid sequence: MNPPFRIGLMVEPLSGYGSKILDGISRYVQQKHNWRVAFFDRERRELAELVETWEGDAIICTVVDQRFHDAAASRKIPVVNVAGLLDESDVMSVLSDDDAIGKMAAEHLLDRGFANFAFVRRRDGTRYSQDRGEGFRKRIEEAGWKVNMINITSAHGDDELIGKLANLPRPLAIFTSLDRVGAMVLEACWKADIKVPEEIALVGAGNHKQLCELCSPTLSSVEVDFERRGYEAAALLDRILEGGKRPKEPLRIPPAHVIERRSTDVFAFDDADVVAALRFIREHADTTIKVRDVVASTTISRRSLEGRFNTLIGRTLHDEIWRAHFDLAMRLLSSSDLSLQEVAERSGFRTASALVNLFRQRLGITPKEFRVANRR